From the genome of Tenericutes bacterium MZ-XQ:
TCAGTACCAACAATGAGTATTTTAACGATTACCTCTAATGTAGTATATGGTAAAAAAACAGGTAATACACCTGATGGTAGAAGAAAAGGTGAAGCTTTTGCTCCAGGAGCTAATCCAATGCATGGAAGAGATAAATCAGGGGCATTAAAATCATTATTAAGTGTCTCAAAAATCCCTTGTGAAAGTTGCCAAGACGGAATCTCTAACACATTCACGATGATTCCTGATGCTCTAGGTAAGAGCTTAGAGAGTTCTGATGGGTTCACATATGAAGGCGATATAAAAGTAGAAAACTTAGTGCAAATATTAGATGGATACTTTAGAAGTGGTGGATATCACTTGAATGTAAACATCTTCAATAGAGAAATGTTAGAAGATGCATATAAACACCCAGAGAAATACCCTAATCTTACGATTAGAGTTTCTGGTTACGCTGTTAACTTCTCGAATTTAACAGATGAACAAAAACGTGAGGTTATTTCAAGAACATTCCATGAATCTGTATAAAAATTTATTTACAGGAAATATTCACTCTATTGAAACATTTGGGACATTTGACGGTCCTGGTGTTAGATACGTACTTTTTCTACAAGGATGCCCATTTCAATGTCAATATTGTCATAATAGAGATACATGGAGCACAGAAGAAAATAAACGTATGACAGTTGATGAAGTTTTACATGATTTCGAGAGATACAGCCATTTTTATAAAAATGGAGGTATTACTGTAAGTGGTGGAGAAGCTTTATTACAAATCGGATTTATTACTGAATTATTTAAAAAAGCTAAAGAGAGAAACATTCATACATGTTTAGATACATCAGCAGGGTGTTATAGTGATAAGCAAATAGAAGCGTATAAAAATTTATTAGCTCATACAGATTTGGTCCTCTTAGATATCAAGCACATTGATGAAGATGAGCACATAAAACTTACAAAAAGCAGTAATCAAAATGTATTAAAATTTGCAAAGTTACTAAGTGATTTAAAAGTAGAAACGGTTATCAGACATGTGTTATTACCGACAATAAACGATCAAGAGATTTACTTAAAAAGATTGAGAGACTTCTTAGATCAACTTAGCAATATAAAAAAAATAGAAGTATTAGCGTATCATAAAAAAGGTATTGCAAAATGGAAAGCTATGGGTTTGAAATACGAACTTGAACACATCGAAGAACCGACTGATCAAATGGTAAAAAAAGCACAAATGATTTTGACAAACAACTATCATTTCGCAAAATAAAATCTATGTTATAATAAAAGTATCTTAGAGCAAAGATACTTTTTTATTTAGGGAGGCTTATTATGCAAAAGATTACTGAGTTATGTGCAAAGATAGGTGTACAATCTGAAGAGTGTATACCTTTTGGTTTTTATAAAGCCAAAATTGACTTAAAAATAATGAATAGACTAAAACAAAAAGAAGATGGCAAACTTGTTTTAGTTACAGCAATCAATCCGACACCAGCAGGAGAAGGAAAAACAACAATTTCTATTGGGTTAGCACAAGGATTAAAAGAGATTGGTAAACGTCCGTTTTTAGCACTTAGGGAACCAAGTTTGGGACCGGTATTCGGACTTAAAGGTGGGGCGACAGGTGGAGGAAAATCAAGTGTTGTACCTATCGATGATATTAATTTGCATTTTACGGGAGATTTGCATGCGATTACTGCTGCAAATAATCTTTTAAGTGCATTGATTGATAACCATATGCATCACGGGAACGAGTTAAGAATTAAGACTGTAACTTGGAAACGTGCGATGGACATGAATGATCGTAGTTTAAGAACAATTGATACACCAATTAGAAAAGATGGATTCGTGATTACAGCAGCTAGTGAAGTGATGGCGATTTTGGCACTTGCTACAGATTTGAATGACTTAAAAAGACGAATAAATGAAATCTTGATTGGGTATAACGAAGACCAGGAACCAATTTTTGTAAAAGATTTGGGTGGAGCAGATGCTATGACGCTTTTATTAAAAGAAGCGATGAATCCAAATTTAGTTCAAACAATTGATGGTGTTCCAACATTTATACATGCTGGCCCTTTTGCCAACATTGCACATGGATGTAACAGTGTGGTTGCAACAAAAATGGCTTTAAAACTAGGTGATTACGCAGTTACAGAAGCTGGTTTTGGTGCTGATTTAGGCATGCAAAAATTCTTAGATTTAAAAGTACCACATATCTCAAAATCACCTGATGCGGTTGTTGTGGTAGCAACCATAAGAGCATTAAAATCTCATGGCAATGCTAAAAATTTTAATGAAAAAGACGTTGAAGCTCTACAAAAAGGATTACCTTTATTGGCTAAGCATCTAGAAAATGTAAAAGCATATGGTATGAATTATGTGATTGCTCTAAATCATTTCTATAACGACACAGATGAAGAGATAGAAGTTGTAATGAACTGGGCTAAAGAAAACAATCACGAAGTTGCATTATGTAAAGGGTTTGCAGAAGGTGGATTAGGTATGGTTGATTTGGCAGAAAAAATCGTTAAAATCACACAAAAATCATCAGTTTTAAAACATGCTTATGAAGAAAATGATTTACCTAAAGTTAAGATTGAAAAAATTGCTAAAAACATCTATGGTGCTAAAAATGTAGATTTTTCAGATAAAGCGTTAAGACAACTTGAAACTTATGAAAAATTGGGATGGAATTTACCTGTATGTATGGCAAAAACTCCACTATCTATTTCAGGAGATTCAAAAAAAGTCGGACTTGTTAAAGATTTCACGCTAGAAATCAAAGAAATTAGACCATCTATGGGTGCTGGGTTCTTAGTTGCTTTAACCAAAGGTATTATGGTAATGCCAGGATTAAATAAAACACCACGTGCACTTGATATGGAATTAGATGAAGAGGGAAACCTCATTGATTAGAGGTGAAAAGATTTGATTTTATTAGACGGAAAAAAAATAAGTAAAGAAAGAAACTTGAAATTAAAAGAAGATATCGAAAAAGCAATTGACACTTATAAGAGACCGCCTAAGCTAGCGATTATTTTAGTAGGTAACAATCCTGCAAGTCTTTCCTATGTAAAAGGTAAAAATAAGGCTTGTAAATTGGTTGGAATTGAAAATGAAATGTATCATCTTGATGAAATGGTATCAGAAAAAGAATTAAAGACATTGATAGAACAGCTTAATCATGACAAAAATGTTGATGGTATTTTACTTCAATTACCGATTCCGAAACATTTGGATGAGGATATGTTTATCGATTTGATCTCAAGAGAAAAAGATGCTGATGGTTTTCATGTCGTTAATCAAGGATATTTATATCAAAAAAAGAAGACCATTTATCCTGCTACACCTAAGGGTATAATGACCCTTTTAGACACGTATGCTATTGATCCAAAAGGTATGCATGCGGTTATTATTGGTAGGTCTAATATTGTGGGATTTCCAGTCGCTAGGCTATTGATGGATCGTGGAGCAACGATCACAGTCTGTCATTCTAAAACTAAGGATTTAGGGTATCATACTAGACAAGCTGATCTGATTGTTGCTGCCGTAGGCAAGCCGAAAATTGTGAAAAAAGATATGGTCAAAAAAGACGCAATCATCATCGATGTTGGTGTCAATCGAGTAGAGGGTAAACTTGTTGGAGATGTAGATTTTGAAGCGTTAAAAGATCTTGTATCTTTCATGACTCCAGTACCCGGAGGTGTTGGACCAATGACGATACATAGTTTGCTAGAAAACACTTTTGAACTCTATCTAGACCACGTTAAGGAAGATTGATTCTTTACATAAATATGCTTTACAAATGAATAAAGATATTGCTATAATGTTTTTGTATATGATTTTCGTATAAGTTATCTGAGATGGAGATAACGTTTCTACCGAAATGCCTAACATTTCGACTACGATTGTATAAACATTTAGGGGTTGTTTTGCTAACGTAGCATTGATATGCGGATAATTATCATACAAGCGGGATATAGTGGGATAAGTAACATCGTCTATATTTCTAAAAAACACCTTCACTTTTTTGGGGTGTTTTTTTTCTAAATATAATGCTAAAATAATAATGTGTTAAAAAGGAGACGGATGATATGAATATTTGGCATGACATAAGCAAGTCACGAATTACACCTGATAAGTTTATTGCGTGTATTGAAATTTCTAAAGGATCAAAGAAAAAATACGAACTTGATAAGGAAACAGGCATGATTATTTTAGATCGTATATTGTTCACATCAACGCATTATCCTGCAAACTATGGATTTATTCCTAGAACATATGCTGGAGATAATGACCCACTTGATGTTTTAGTTCTTTGTCAAGAAGATATTGAACCTTTATCAATTGTTGAATGTTACCCTATTGGAGTAATGAAGATGATTGATTCAGATGAAATCGATGAGAAGATCATTGCCATTCCATTTGGAGATCCATCATTAACACAATACAAAGATATCAGCGAGTTACCTGCACATTTACTCACAGAAATGGGACACTTCTTTGAGGTGTATAAATCACTTGAAGGTAAAAAAACATATATTCTAGATATCGAAGGTAAAGAAGCAGCAAAAAAAATTATCGTTGAAAGCATAAAGACATACGACAAAAAATTTGGAAAGTAAGGTTTAAAAACATGGGAAGAGCGTTTGAAGTTCGTAAGGTTGCTATGGGTAAGACCGCAGCACAAAAATCAAAATTATATGCTAAATATGGCAAAGAAATTTATATGGCAGCAAAGAATGGGGTTCCTGATCCTGAACTCAATCAATCTTTAAAACGTGTGATCGAAAAAGCGAAAAAAGATCAAGTCAGTGCGGACGTTATCAAAAGAGCTATTGATAAAGCAAAAGGTGGTTCTGAAGATAGTTATGCCGAAGCAAGATATGAAGGGTTTGGACCTGGAAATTCAATGTTTATCGTTGAATGTTTAACAGACAATGTGAATCGCACCATCGCAGAGGTAAGAAACTGTTTTACTAAAACAGGTGGCAAGTTAGGTGTTTCTGGTTCTGTATTACATCAGTTTAATCATCAAGCTGTATTTACAGTACCTGGATTATCTGAAGATGAAGTCTTAGAAATACTCGTTTTAAATGATGTCGATGTTACAGATATCGAAACAGATGAAGAAGGTGTTACAATTTTAGGTGAAGCTAAAGACTTTAATCAAATTAGAACAGCTTTTCAAGAGCATAATCCTGATATAGACTTTATCACAGAAGAAATTATGTGGCTTCCTTTAATGGAAACAGAGCTTTCAAATGAAGATGAAGAACAACAGTTTAACAGACTGATGGATATGCTAAATGAACTCGATGATGTACAAGATGTTTATTATAATGTTAAACAAGGTAAGTAATACTTATAAAAGATATAAAATAGGCCTAATAAACGCAAAAGATAGTCAGCTGAAAATGCTTTAGACTGTCTTTTTTTTTAATTCTTATTATGTTATAATAAGTCGAAGACTACGCTAGGAGGAAAATATGAACCTCAATACCATTGATCCTTTAATCTATCAAGTGATAGAAAAGGAGAAAAATAGACAAGAAAAAAATATTGAGTTAATCGCATCTGAAAACTTTGTTTCTGATGCAGTATTAGAAGCGCAAGGGTCGATTTTGACAAATAAATATGCTGAAGGATATCCAAAAAAGAGATATTATGGTGGTTGTGAATTTGTTGATGAAATCGAAATTGAAACAAAAAGAAGATTAAAAAGATTATTTGATGCTAAATTTGTTAATGTGCAACCGCATTCTGGATCACAAGCAAATATGGCAGTTTACCAAGCACTGTTGGAACCAGGCGATGTCATTTTAGGTATGTCTTTATCTGAAGGCGGGCATTTGACTCATGGATTCCATTTAAATTTTTCTGGGAAGCTTTATAAGAGTCATTTCTACGGTGTTGATAAAGATAGTGAAATGATAGATTATGATAAAGTTAGACGTATTGCTTTAGAAGTTAAACCTAAACTGATTATAGCAGGAGCTAGCTCATATTCTAGAATCATTGATTTTAGCAAGTTTAGAGATATCGCTGATGAAGTAGGTGCCTACCTACATGTTGATATGGCACATATCGCTGGATTGGTCGCAGCAGGTATCCATCCATCACCAATGCCTTATGCACATGTTGTTACTTCAACAACACATAAAACATTAAGAGGACCACGTGGTGGTATTATTCTTACAAATGATGAGGATGTCGCTAAAAAAATCGATAAATCAGTGTTTCCGGGCATGCAGGGTGGACCACTGATGCATGTGATTGCAGCTAAAGGTGTTGCATTTTTAGAAGCACTTGATGAAAGTTTTACAGAATATCAAAAACAAGTTGTTAAAAATGCTAAAGCATTATCTAAAGCATTGACTGATTTGGGATGTCGTGTTGTCAGTGGTGGAACTGATAATCACCTACTCCTTGTAGATGTAAAATCTCATTATGGAGTTACAGGGTTAAAAGCTGAAACAGTTCTTCATGAAATTGGAATCACATGTAACAAGAATGGATTACCATTTGATACAGAAAAACCACATTATGCAAGTGGAATTAGGCTTGGTACACCAGCTGTAACGACAAGAGGATTTAAAGAAGAAGATATGAACATTATCGCGAAAATCATTGACAATGTTTTGAGCAATTATGATGATGAAAAAATATTAAGTGAAGCACATGAAGATGTATTGAAACTTACAAAAAAATATCCATTATATACGAAGGGAGAATAAGGAATGATAGCAAAGACAAGATGTATTCCTGATGGTAAAAAAGAATTAAAAAAGCTTCCTATAGAACATTATACTGAAGCAAAATATTTATATTATCCTGTGACTAGTGCGAGATGTCCAGAAGGTGAAACATGTGTTCGCGGTGGACAGTTTGTTAAAATCGGAGAAGTGATTGGAACTAGAAAAGGTGCGTTTTTTGAACAACCCATGCACGCAACAGTGAGTGGTGAAGTTTTAGGTAACGAAAAACATATCGATCAAAGTGGCAAAATGG
Proteins encoded in this window:
- a CDS encoding pyruvate formate-lyase 1-activating enzyme, whose amino-acid sequence is MNLYKNLFTGNIHSIETFGTFDGPGVRYVLFLQGCPFQCQYCHNRDTWSTEENKRMTVDEVLHDFERYSHFYKNGGITVSGGEALLQIGFITELFKKAKERNIHTCLDTSAGCYSDKQIEAYKNLLAHTDLVLLDIKHIDEDEHIKLTKSSNQNVLKFAKLLSDLKVETVIRHVLLPTINDQEIYLKRLRDFLDQLSNIKKIEVLAYHKKGIAKWKAMGLKYELEHIEEPTDQMVKKAQMILTNNYHFAK
- a CDS encoding formate--tetrahydrofolate ligase, which translates into the protein MQKITELCAKIGVQSEECIPFGFYKAKIDLKIMNRLKQKEDGKLVLVTAINPTPAGEGKTTISIGLAQGLKEIGKRPFLALREPSLGPVFGLKGGATGGGKSSVVPIDDINLHFTGDLHAITAANNLLSALIDNHMHHGNELRIKTVTWKRAMDMNDRSLRTIDTPIRKDGFVITAASEVMAILALATDLNDLKRRINEILIGYNEDQEPIFVKDLGGADAMTLLLKEAMNPNLVQTIDGVPTFIHAGPFANIAHGCNSVVATKMALKLGDYAVTEAGFGADLGMQKFLDLKVPHISKSPDAVVVVATIRALKSHGNAKNFNEKDVEALQKGLPLLAKHLENVKAYGMNYVIALNHFYNDTDEEIEVVMNWAKENNHEVALCKGFAEGGLGMVDLAEKIVKITQKSSVLKHAYEENDLPKVKIEKIAKNIYGAKNVDFSDKALRQLETYEKLGWNLPVCMAKTPLSISGDSKKVGLVKDFTLEIKEIRPSMGAGFLVALTKGIMVMPGLNKTPRALDMELDEEGNLID
- a CDS encoding bifunctional methylenetetrahydrofolate dehydrogenase/methenyltetrahydrofolate cyclohydrolase; the encoded protein is MILLDGKKISKERNLKLKEDIEKAIDTYKRPPKLAIILVGNNPASLSYVKGKNKACKLVGIENEMYHLDEMVSEKELKTLIEQLNHDKNVDGILLQLPIPKHLDEDMFIDLISREKDADGFHVVNQGYLYQKKKTIYPATPKGIMTLLDTYAIDPKGMHAVIIGRSNIVGFPVARLLMDRGATITVCHSKTKDLGYHTRQADLIVAAVGKPKIVKKDMVKKDAIIIDVGVNRVEGKLVGDVDFEALKDLVSFMTPVPGGVGPMTIHSLLENTFELYLDHVKED
- a CDS encoding inorganic pyrophosphatase; protein product: MNIWHDISKSRITPDKFIACIEISKGSKKKYELDKETGMIILDRILFTSTHYPANYGFIPRTYAGDNDPLDVLVLCQEDIEPLSIVECYPIGVMKMIDSDEIDEKIIAIPFGDPSLTQYKDISELPAHLLTEMGHFFEVYKSLEGKKTYILDIEGKEAAKKIIVESIKTYDKKFGK
- a CDS encoding transcriptional regulator, translated to MGRAFEVRKVAMGKTAAQKSKLYAKYGKEIYMAAKNGVPDPELNQSLKRVIEKAKKDQVSADVIKRAIDKAKGGSEDSYAEARYEGFGPGNSMFIVECLTDNVNRTIAEVRNCFTKTGGKLGVSGSVLHQFNHQAVFTVPGLSEDEVLEILVLNDVDVTDIETDEEGVTILGEAKDFNQIRTAFQEHNPDIDFITEEIMWLPLMETELSNEDEEQQFNRLMDMLNELDDVQDVYYNVKQGK
- the glyA gene encoding serine hydroxymethyltransferase (catalyzes the reaction of glycine with 5,10-methylenetetrahydrofolate to form L-serine and tetrahydrofolate), which codes for MNLNTIDPLIYQVIEKEKNRQEKNIELIASENFVSDAVLEAQGSILTNKYAEGYPKKRYYGGCEFVDEIEIETKRRLKRLFDAKFVNVQPHSGSQANMAVYQALLEPGDVILGMSLSEGGHLTHGFHLNFSGKLYKSHFYGVDKDSEMIDYDKVRRIALEVKPKLIIAGASSYSRIIDFSKFRDIADEVGAYLHVDMAHIAGLVAAGIHPSPMPYAHVVTSTTHKTLRGPRGGIILTNDEDVAKKIDKSVFPGMQGGPLMHVIAAKGVAFLEALDESFTEYQKQVVKNAKALSKALTDLGCRVVSGGTDNHLLLVDVKSHYGVTGLKAETVLHEIGITCNKNGLPFDTEKPHYASGIRLGTPAVTTRGFKEEDMNIIAKIIDNVLSNYDDEKILSEAHEDVLKLTKKYPLYTKGE